One window from the genome of Coturnix japonica isolate 7356 chromosome 21, Coturnix japonica 2.1, whole genome shotgun sequence encodes:
- the CASP9 gene encoding caspase-9 — MEEARRSALRRGRLRLVEGLRPDVLWGPLRERGVFTSAMVEDMQSAGTRREQARQLVIDLESRGKQAFPIFLSILRDTGHGDLADMLDEGCGSPMSPPVDLRPVQLELPGERRDKSVRTTEYLSIPVQAESERFRMPPAPAQGSAVDKSDHRLVYQLRADPCGHCLIFNNVSFSPDSNLSPRAGSDIDCEKLEKRFRSLCFNVQTLRNLKAQEIDLELRKLARLDHSALDCCLVVILSHGCQTSHIQFPGGIYGTDGKTIPIEKIVNYFNGSQCPSLRGKPKLFFIQACGGEQKDQGFEVDFESPRDETCQGSIESDAIPFQAPSGSVDELDAVASLPTPGDILVSYSTFPGFVSWRDRVSGSWYVETLDSVLECYASSEDLLTMLVRVSDIVSTKGKYKQIPGCFNFLRKKFFFLCK, encoded by the exons ATGGAGGAGGCCCGGCGGAGCGCACTGCGGCGGGGTCGGCTGCGGCTGGTGGAGGGACTGCGGCCTGACGTGCTATGGGGGCCTCTGCGGGAACGAGGGGTGTTCACCAGCGCGATGGTGGAGGACATGCAG agCGCCGGCACCCGAAGGGAACAAGCACGACAGCTGGTCATTGACCTGGAGAGCCGTGGGAAGCAGGCCTTCCCTATATTCCTCTCCATCCTGAGGGACACCGGGCACGGTGACCTGGCTGACATGCTGGATGAGGGGTGCGGAAGCCCCATGTCCCCACCTGTGGATCTGAGGCctgtgcagctggagctgcctggaGAAAGGCGTGACAAAA GTGTGAGAACTACGGAATACTTGTCCATCCCAGTCCAAGCTGAGAGTGAGAGATTTCGGATGCCTCCAGCACCAGCCCAGG GTTCAGCTGTTGACAAGAGCGACCACAGACTG GTGTACCAGCTGCGAGCAGACCCTTGTGGGCACTGCCTGATCTTCAACAACGTCAGCTTCAGCCCAGACTCCAATCTGTCACCTCGGGCTGGCTCTGACATAGACTGTGAGAAGCTGGAGAAGCGTTTCAGGTCCTTGTGCTTCAATGTCCAGACCCTGAGGAACCTCAAAGCTCAG GAAATTGATCTGGAGCTGCGGAAGCTGGCACGGCTCGACCACAGTGCCCTGGACTGCTGCCTTGTGGTCATCCTCTCCCATGGCTGCCAG ACAAGCCATATTCAGTTTCCTGGAGGGATTTATGGAACAGATGGCAAAACCATTCCAATTGAAAAGATTGTGAACTATTTCAATGGGTCCCAGTGCCCGAGTTTGAGAGGAAAACCCAAACTCTTCTTCATCCAGGCCTGTGGAGGAG AACAAAAGGACCAAGGATTCGAGGTGGATTTTGAATCACCCCGAGATGAAACCTGCCAAGGTTCCATAGAGTCGGATGCGATTCCTTTCCAGGCTCCATCAGGGAGTGTGGATGAGCTGGATGCTGTCGCCAGTTTGCCCACTCCTGGTGACATCTTGGTGTCCTACTCAACTTTTCCAG GTTTTGTGTCCTGGAGGGACAGGGTGAGTGGCTCATGGTATGTGGAAACCCTGGACAGCGTGCTGGAATGTTATGCCAGTTCTGAAGACCTGCTAACCATGTTAGTTCGg GTATCAGACATCGTGTCCACCAAGGGGAAGTACAAGCAGATCCCGGGCTGTTTCAACTTCCTACGTAAGAAGTTCTTCTTCCTGTGCAAATGA
- the LOC107323260 gene encoding chymotrypsin-C, whose protein sequence is CPHAGCHTAYGCGQPAVPPLLARVVGGEDARAHSWPWQISLQYSRNGAWSHTCGGTLIAPSWVLTAAHCISSSLTYRVVLGEHNLEVEDDGAVVAEVEKIIVHEKWNSFLIINDIALIKLSQPVQRSDTIQAACLPPNGLELENGYPCEITGWGRLSTNGPLAEVLQQARLPVVDHETCSQSDWWGGLVRTSMVCAGGDGVVAGCNGDSGGPLSCQRNGLWEVHGIVSFGSSWGCNTAKKPTVFTRVSAYIDWINEKINEN, encoded by the exons TGTCCCCATGCTGGGTGTCACACAGCCTATGGATGTGGGCAGCCAGCGGTGCCACCTCTGTTAGCTCGTGTGGTGGGTGGTGAGGACGCCCGTGCTCACAGCTGGCCATGGCAG ATCTCACTGCAGTACAGCCGTAATGGTGCCTGGAGCCACACCTGTGGAGGGACCCTCATTGCCCCCAGTTGGGTGCTGACGGCCGCACACTGTATCAG CTCCTCCCTGACGTACCGCGTGGTGCTGGGCGAGCACAACCTGGAAGTGGAGGACGACGGCGCGGTGGTGGCCGAGGTGGAGAAGATCATCGTGCACGAGAAGTGGAACTCCTTCCTCATCAT CAATGACATCGCATTGATCAAGTTGTCGCAGCCAGTGCAAAGGAGTGACACCATCcaggctgcctgcctgccacccaatgggctggagctggagaacGGCTACCCTTGCGAGATCACTGGCTGGGGACGCCTCTCGA CTAATGGGCCGCTGGCGGAGGTCCTGCAGCAGGCTCGGCTGCCCGTGGTGGACCACGAGACCTGCTCACAAAGCGACTGGTGGGGCGGCCTGGTGAGGACCTCCATGGTGTGTGCTGGCGGTGACGGCGTCGTCGCGGGATGCAAC GGGGATTCGGGCGGCCCCCTGAGCTGCCAACGCAATGGCCTGTGGGAGGTGCACGGCATCGTCAGCTTTGGCTCCTCCTGGGGCTGCAACACAGCCAAGAAACCAACAGTGTTCACACGGGTGTCTGCCTACATCGATTGGATCAACGAG AAAATCAATGAGAACTGA
- the DNAJC16 gene encoding dnaJ homolog subfamily C member 16 isoform X2: MELGRVGPAGMLVLLLLLITAQAAPERDPYRVLGVGRSSSQADIKKAYKRLARQWHPDKNKDPGAEDKFIQISKAYEILSNEEKRANFDRYGDAGESQGYSQHQQRQFHHFHEGFYFDESFFHFPFNSERRDTSDEKYLLHFSHYINEIVPDSFKKPYLIKITSDWCFSCIHIEPVWKEVAQELEALGVGIGVVHAGYERRLAHHLGAHSTPSILGLMNGKITFFHSAVIRENLRQFVENLLPGNLVEKITDKNYIRFLSNWKKENKPHVLLFDHMPAVPLLYKLTAFAYRDYLSFGYVYVGLRGTEELSSQYNINVYTPTLMIFKEHIDKPADVAQARDMKKQLIDDFLSQNKFLMAARLTNQRLFQELCPVKKSHRQRKHCVVLLTGEGDKFADAYEAFLTFAVANTKDTLRFAHIYNDRQPEFADALLMDEEKYRGKSAVVILERRNNAGKIAFKTLEEPWQGSNEDNFILLDLLDQLRTDPGLLSSETVLADLNDELAPMFLIRWFYSTLDYILDCWDSLFHSNWREMMPLLSLLFSALFILFGTVIVQAFSDSSDTRDSPASEKKDTTAKTEKNDTSFSKESNRVPKKGFVEVTELTDINYNSNLVRLRPGHMNVVLILSNSTKTALLQKFALEVYTFTGSSSLHFSFLSLDKHREWLEYLLEFAQDAAPIPNQYDKHFLERDYTGYVLALNGHKKYFCLFKPHRSGDEGVCEDYDSSSLHNEARGKPSCSPGSKSIKNKLHKLSFWMERLLEGSLQRFYIPSWPALD, encoded by the exons ATGGAGCTGGGCCGGGTGGGCCCGGCCGGGATGTTGGTGCTGTTATTGCTGCTGATCACGGCACAGGCCGCACCGGAGCGGGATCCGTACCGAGTGCTGGGTGTGGGCCGCTCCTCCAGCCAGGCCGACATTAAGAAGGCGTACAAGCGGTTGGCACGGCAGTG GCACCCGGACAAGAACAAGGACCCGGGAGCTGAGGATAAGTTCATCCAGATCAGCAAGGCCTACGAG ATTCTCTCCAAcgaggaaaaaagagcaaactTTGATCGCTACGGAGATGCCGGAGAGAGCCAAGGCTATTCCCAACACCAGCAGCGCCAGTTCCACCACTTCCATGAGGGTTTCTACTTTGATGAGTCCTTCTTCCACTTCCCCTTCAATTCAGAGAGACGTGACACCTCAGACGAGAAGTATTTGCTCCATTTTTCACATTACATCAATGAAATCGTGCCAGATAGTTTCAAGAAGCCGTACCTCATTAAAATCACCTCGGATTGGTGCTTCAGCTGCATCCACATCGAGCCCGTGTGGAAGGAAGTTGCTCAGGAACTGGAGGCACTGG GAGTGGGCATTGGGGTCGTTCATGCTGGGTATGAGAGGCGCCTGGCCCATCACCTCGGTGCTCACAGCACGCCGTCGATACTGGGACTGATGAATGGGAAGATAACCTTCTTCCACAGCGCCGTCATTCGAGAAAACCTGAGGCAGTTTGTGGAGAACCTGCTGCCAGGGAACCTCGTAGAAAAG ATTACAGATAAAAACTACATCCGCTTCCTATCTAactggaagaaagagaacaagccCCACGTCCTTCTGTTTGATCACATGCCAGCTGTGCCATTGTTGTACAAG CTGACTGCCTTTGCATACAGAGATTACTTGTCCTTTGGTTACGTGTACGTGGGGCTCAGGGGGACTGAAGAGTTGTCCAGTCAGTACAACATCAACGTCTACACGCCGACcctgatgatcttcaaggaGCACATTGACAAGCCCGCTGATGTGGCACAG GCACGAGACATGAAGAAGCAGCTCATTGATGACTTCCTTTCTCAGAACAAGTTCCTCATGGCAGCCAGACTGACCAACCAGAGGCTTTTTCAGGAGCTGTGTCCTGTGAAGAAGTCACACCGTCAGCGAAA GCACTGTGTGGTCCTGCTCACTGGAGAAGGCGATAAGTTTGCTGATGCTTACGAGGCATTTTTGACCTTTGCTGTGGCCAACACAAAAGACACTCTGAGGTTTGCACACATCTATAACGATCGGCAGCCAGAATTTGCGGATGCTTTGCTGATGGATGAGGAGAAGTACCGTGGGAAATCAGCT GTGGTCATTTTGGAGCGGCGCAACAACGCAGGGAAGATTGCCTTTAAAACCTTGGAGGAGCCCTGGCAAGGCAGCAATGAGGACAACTTCATCCTTCTGGATCTCCTGGACCAGCTAAGGACAGACCCAGGTCTTCTCTCCTCGGAGACTGTCCTGGCAGACTTGAATGATGAGCTTGCTCCT ATGTTCCTTATCCGATGGTTCTATTCCACACTGGACTATATCTTGGACTGCTGGGACAGTTTGTTTCATAGCAACTG GCGAGAAATGATGCCCCTGCtgtctttgctcttctctgcactcTTCATTCTCTTTGGCACTGTTATTGTTCAGGCCTTCAG TGATTCCAGTGACACAAGGGACTCTCCTGCCTCTGAGAAAAAAGACACCACTGCAAAGACCGAGAAGAACGACACGAGCTTCAGCAAAGAGAGTAACAg AGTCCCCAAAAAGGGCTTTGTGGAGGTGACAGAGCTGACAGACATCAACTACAACAGTAACCTGGTGCGCCTCAGGCCGGGTCACATGAACGTGGTCTTGATTCTCTCTAACTCCACCAAAACTGCCCTCCTCCAGAAGTTTGCCCTGGAAGTCTACACATTCACAGG GAGCAGctctcttcatttctccttcctcagcctGGACAAGCACCGCGAGTGGCTGGAGTACCTGCTAGAGTTCGCACAGGACGCTGCCCCCATCCCCAATCAGTACGACAAGCATTTCCTTGAGCGTGACTACACAGGATACGTGCTGGCTCTGAACGGCCACAAGAAATACTTCTGCCTCTTTAAGCCTCACAGATCAGGGGACGAGGGTGTGTGTGAGGACTATGACTCCTCCTCGCTACACAACGAAGCCAGAGGGAaaccctcctgcagcccaggatctaaatccattaaaaacaaattgcataAATTGTCCTTTTGGATGGAACGCCTTCTGGAAGGCTCCTTACAGAGGTTCTATATCCCCTCGTGGCCTGCACTAGACTGA
- the EFHD2 gene encoding EF-hand domain-containing protein D2 — MAEELAERLGRRLGMREGDAEQQQQQQQQQQDAEPTPVPPGSPAVRALGSEGSPGGGRRLFSPAAEFREFSRRQLRDMERLFRQYDAGKDGFIDLMELKLMMEKLGAPQTHLGLKNMIKEVDEDLDSKLSFREFLLIFRKAAAGELQEDSGLHALARLSEIDVSTEGVKGAKSFFEAKAQAVTKGSSFEEEIRAEQEEKRRQAEEMKQRKAAFKELQSAFAQ; from the exons ATGGCGGAGGAGCTGGCGGAGCGGCTGGGCCGGCGGCTGGGGATGCGGGAAGGGGATGCggagcaacagcaacaacagcagcaacagcagcaggatgcGGAACCCACCCCGGTGCCCCCCGGCAGCCCCGCGGTGCGGGCGCTGGGCAGCGAAGGTTCACCCGGCGGCGGCCGGAGGCTCTTCAGCCCCGCGGCGGAGTTCCGTGAGTTCTCCAGGCGGCAGCTCCGTGACATGGAGAGACTCTTCCGACA GTACGATGCAGGGAAGGATGGTTTCATTGACCTGATGGAGCTGAAACTGATGATGGAGAAGCTGGGAGCGCCACAGACCCACCTGGGCCTGAAGAACATGATCAAGGAGGTGGATGAGGACCTGGACAGCAAGCTGAGCTTCCGCGAG ttcctgctgaTATTCCGCAAGGCAGCAGCGGgtgagctgcaggaggacagcGGGCTGCACGCTCTGGCACGGCTCTCCGAGATCGACGTCTCAACAGAGGGCGTGAAGGGAGCCAAGAGCTTCTTCGAGGCCAAG GCACAGGCGGTCACCAAGGGCAGCAGCTTTGAGGAGGAGATCcgtgcagagcaggaggagaagaggCGGCAGGCGGAGGAGATGAAGCAGCGCAAGGCGGCCTTCAAGGAGCTGCAGTCAGCGTTTGCTCAGTGA
- the DNAJC16 gene encoding dnaJ homolog subfamily C member 16 isoform X1 — MELGRVGPAGMLVLLLLLITAQAAPERDPYRVLGVGRSSSQADIKKAYKRLARQWHPDKNKDPGAEDKFIQISKAYEILSNEEKRANFDRYGDAGESQGYSQHQQRQFHHFHEGFYFDESFFHFPFNSERRDTSDEKYLLHFSHYINEIVPDSFKKPYLIKITSDWCFSCIHIEPVWKEVAQELEALGVGIGVVHAGYERRLAHHLGAHSTPSILGLMNGKITFFHSAVIRENLRQFVENLLPGNLVEKITDKNYIRFLSNWKKENKPHVLLFDHMPAVPLLYKLTAFAYRDYLSFGYVYVGLRGTEELSSQYNINVYTPTLMIFKEHIDKPADVAQARDMKKQLIDDFLSQNKFLMAARLTNQRLFQELCPVKKSHRQRKHCVVLLTGEGDKFADAYEAFLTFAVANTKDTLRFAHIYNDRQPEFADALLMDEEKYRGKSAVVILERRNNAGKIAFKTLEEPWQGSNEDNFILLDLLDQLRTDPGLLSSETVLADLNDELAPMFLIRWFYSTLDYILDCWDSLFHSNWREMMPLLSLLFSALFILFGTVIVQAFSDSSDTRDSPASEKKDTTAKTEKNDTSFSKESNSRVPKKGFVEVTELTDINYNSNLVRLRPGHMNVVLILSNSTKTALLQKFALEVYTFTGSSSLHFSFLSLDKHREWLEYLLEFAQDAAPIPNQYDKHFLERDYTGYVLALNGHKKYFCLFKPHRSGDEGVCEDYDSSSLHNEARGKPSCSPGSKSIKNKLHKLSFWMERLLEGSLQRFYIPSWPALD, encoded by the exons ATGGAGCTGGGCCGGGTGGGCCCGGCCGGGATGTTGGTGCTGTTATTGCTGCTGATCACGGCACAGGCCGCACCGGAGCGGGATCCGTACCGAGTGCTGGGTGTGGGCCGCTCCTCCAGCCAGGCCGACATTAAGAAGGCGTACAAGCGGTTGGCACGGCAGTG GCACCCGGACAAGAACAAGGACCCGGGAGCTGAGGATAAGTTCATCCAGATCAGCAAGGCCTACGAG ATTCTCTCCAAcgaggaaaaaagagcaaactTTGATCGCTACGGAGATGCCGGAGAGAGCCAAGGCTATTCCCAACACCAGCAGCGCCAGTTCCACCACTTCCATGAGGGTTTCTACTTTGATGAGTCCTTCTTCCACTTCCCCTTCAATTCAGAGAGACGTGACACCTCAGACGAGAAGTATTTGCTCCATTTTTCACATTACATCAATGAAATCGTGCCAGATAGTTTCAAGAAGCCGTACCTCATTAAAATCACCTCGGATTGGTGCTTCAGCTGCATCCACATCGAGCCCGTGTGGAAGGAAGTTGCTCAGGAACTGGAGGCACTGG GAGTGGGCATTGGGGTCGTTCATGCTGGGTATGAGAGGCGCCTGGCCCATCACCTCGGTGCTCACAGCACGCCGTCGATACTGGGACTGATGAATGGGAAGATAACCTTCTTCCACAGCGCCGTCATTCGAGAAAACCTGAGGCAGTTTGTGGAGAACCTGCTGCCAGGGAACCTCGTAGAAAAG ATTACAGATAAAAACTACATCCGCTTCCTATCTAactggaagaaagagaacaagccCCACGTCCTTCTGTTTGATCACATGCCAGCTGTGCCATTGTTGTACAAG CTGACTGCCTTTGCATACAGAGATTACTTGTCCTTTGGTTACGTGTACGTGGGGCTCAGGGGGACTGAAGAGTTGTCCAGTCAGTACAACATCAACGTCTACACGCCGACcctgatgatcttcaaggaGCACATTGACAAGCCCGCTGATGTGGCACAG GCACGAGACATGAAGAAGCAGCTCATTGATGACTTCCTTTCTCAGAACAAGTTCCTCATGGCAGCCAGACTGACCAACCAGAGGCTTTTTCAGGAGCTGTGTCCTGTGAAGAAGTCACACCGTCAGCGAAA GCACTGTGTGGTCCTGCTCACTGGAGAAGGCGATAAGTTTGCTGATGCTTACGAGGCATTTTTGACCTTTGCTGTGGCCAACACAAAAGACACTCTGAGGTTTGCACACATCTATAACGATCGGCAGCCAGAATTTGCGGATGCTTTGCTGATGGATGAGGAGAAGTACCGTGGGAAATCAGCT GTGGTCATTTTGGAGCGGCGCAACAACGCAGGGAAGATTGCCTTTAAAACCTTGGAGGAGCCCTGGCAAGGCAGCAATGAGGACAACTTCATCCTTCTGGATCTCCTGGACCAGCTAAGGACAGACCCAGGTCTTCTCTCCTCGGAGACTGTCCTGGCAGACTTGAATGATGAGCTTGCTCCT ATGTTCCTTATCCGATGGTTCTATTCCACACTGGACTATATCTTGGACTGCTGGGACAGTTTGTTTCATAGCAACTG GCGAGAAATGATGCCCCTGCtgtctttgctcttctctgcactcTTCATTCTCTTTGGCACTGTTATTGTTCAGGCCTTCAG TGATTCCAGTGACACAAGGGACTCTCCTGCCTCTGAGAAAAAAGACACCACTGCAAAGACCGAGAAGAACGACACGAGCTTCAGCAAAGAGAGTAACAg cAGAGTCCCCAAAAAGGGCTTTGTGGAGGTGACAGAGCTGACAGACATCAACTACAACAGTAACCTGGTGCGCCTCAGGCCGGGTCACATGAACGTGGTCTTGATTCTCTCTAACTCCACCAAAACTGCCCTCCTCCAGAAGTTTGCCCTGGAAGTCTACACATTCACAGG GAGCAGctctcttcatttctccttcctcagcctGGACAAGCACCGCGAGTGGCTGGAGTACCTGCTAGAGTTCGCACAGGACGCTGCCCCCATCCCCAATCAGTACGACAAGCATTTCCTTGAGCGTGACTACACAGGATACGTGCTGGCTCTGAACGGCCACAAGAAATACTTCTGCCTCTTTAAGCCTCACAGATCAGGGGACGAGGGTGTGTGTGAGGACTATGACTCCTCCTCGCTACACAACGAAGCCAGAGGGAaaccctcctgcagcccaggatctaaatccattaaaaacaaattgcataAATTGTCCTTTTGGATGGAACGCCTTCTGGAAGGCTCCTTACAGAGGTTCTATATCCCCTCGTGGCCTGCACTAGACTGA